The Lagenorhynchus albirostris chromosome 12, mLagAlb1.1, whole genome shotgun sequence nucleotide sequence gtaggtgggttcccttttctccgcaccctctccagcatttattgtttatggactttttttttaaagaatatattttattctttatttattggctgcattgggtcttcgttgctgtgtgcaggcttcctctagttgcggcgagtgggggctactcttcatcacagtgcacgggcttctcattgtggtgacttctgttgttgcggagcacgggctctaggcacgcgggcttcagtagttgtggcacacgggcttagttgctctgtggcatgtgggatcttcccagaccagggctcgaacccgtgtgctctgcattggcaggaggattcttaaccactgtgccaccagggaagccctgtttatggactttttaatgatggccattctgacctgtatgaggtggtacctcactgtagttttgattcacatttctataattagcgatgttgagcaccttttcatgtgcctgttggccatctgtgcgtcttctttggagaaatgtctatttaggtctgctcattttttgattgcattgttttgtttttgttattgagttgtatgagctgtttgtatattttggaaattaagcccttgttggtcacatcatttacaaatattttctcccagtctgtaggttgtcttttccttttttgtttatggtttcctttgttgtgcaaaagcttgtaagtttggggacttcccggacttccctggtggcgcagtggttaagaatctgcctgccaatgcaggggacacgggtttgaaccctggtcaaggaagattccacatgccgcagagcaactgagcccatgcgccacaactactgagcctgcgctctagagcccacatgccacaactactgaaacccacgtgcctagagcccatgttccacaacaagagaagccaccgcaataagaagcccacacaccacatcaaagagtagcccctactcgctgcaactagagaaagcctgcgtgcagcaacaaagacccaatgcagccaaaaataaattaattaattttttaaaaaagtttgggggcttccctggtggtccagtggctaagactccacactcccaatgcagggggcctgggttcgatccctggtcagggaaatagatcccacatgctgcaactaagagttcacatgctgcaactaaagatcctgcacacctcaacgaagatcccgcatgcagcagcaaagagccagcgcagccaaataaataaataaatatatatttttaaaaacccttataagtttgattaggccccatttatttttgcttttatttttttttaaatagatttattttatttatttatttattggctgcgtcaggtcttccgtggctgtgcacgggctttctctagttgccaagggcttctcattgcagtggcttctcttgttgcggagcacaggctccaggagcacaggcttcagtagctgtggcacacaggcttagttgctccacagcatgtgggatcttcccggaccagggcttgaacccgtgtcccctgcattggcaggcggattcttaaccactgcgccaccagggaagcccctgcttttaTTTCTATAGCCTTGGtaaactgacctaagaaaacgttggtatgacttatgtcaaagaatgttttgcctatgttaccttctaggagttttatggtgtcatgtcttgtaTTTTTAAGCCAttccaagtttatttttgtgtgtggtgtgagggtgtgtcctaacttcattgatttacatgcggctatccaactttcccaacaccacttgctgaagagactgtcttttctccatcgtatattcttgcctcttttaagattgaccataagtgtgtgtttatttctaggctctctattctgtacattgatctatatgtgtttttgtgccaataccacactgttttgattactgtaagtTTCTAGTACCGTCTGAAGTAAGGATTATGCcttcagcttcattctttttcctcaggattgcttttgtagttctacataaattttaggattatttgtcctagttctgtgaaaaatgtcatgggtaatttgatatggattgcattaaatctgtagattgctttgggtagtatggccattttaacaatattaatttaacaatattaatccttccaatccaagaacatgggatatcttttcatttccttgaatcatcttcaatttcctttaccaATGTGTTATAGTTCTCAGCGTATAAGTCTTTAATCTctttggttaggtttattcctaggtatttgtggttttttgttttttaattttatttatttttggctgcgttgggtcttcattgctgtgcgcagactttctctagttgcggcaagtgggggctactctttgttgtggtgcacgggcttctcactgtggtggcctctcttgctgcggagcacaggctctaggcacgcaggcttcagtacttgtgcctcgtgggctctagagcacaggctcgggagttgtggctcacaggcttagttgctccgcagcatgtgggatcttcccggaccaggcctcaaacccgtgtcccctgcactggcaggcggattcttaaccactgcgccaccagggaagcccctaggtatttgggtttttttgtgtttttttttgtttgttttttgtggggttttttttgcggtatgcgggcctctcactgttgtggcctcttccgttgcggagcacaggctccagacgcacaggctcagcggccatggctcacaggcccagccactccgcggcatatgggatcttcccagaacggggcacgaacccgtgttccctgcatcagcaggcggactctcaaccactgcatgtttttgtttttcttttgaagtgaTTTTAaacgagattttttttttaactttctgatatttcattgttagtgtaaagaaatgcaacaggtttctgtatattagtcttgtatcctgctatcttgttgaattcatttatcagttctaatagtttttgtgtgaagTCTCAGGGTATTCTGTATagagagtatcatgtcatctgcatataataacagttttacttcttcccttccgatttggatatcttttatttcttttttgtctgattgctgtgaaaGCCAGACctattgaaaaaaagaattcttgtcACCCGATTAGAGCAGGGCATCTCAGCCTCAGTAGCACTGACATGTAAGGTCTGATCATTCTGTGTTGTGGGGACTATCTGTACACTGtacgatgtttagcagcatcaCCTGTCTCTACCCATTTGACgcccatcccaccccctccccctcagtTGTGACagacaaaaatatctccagacattgccaaatgtccccaggGGGGTAAAATCATGCCAGGTTGAGAAGCACTGAATTAGAAACATCcaaatcttttaagtttttcaTCATGTTGGTCACATGTTCACTGAGGAGGCCTTGCCAGGATGGCATTTATAAAGCAGCTATCATAGAGTGAGCTGCAAGAGTTCCATAAATCTTTATGAATTGCTTTTGTTTCTGCTGTTTCATAAATATGTTCTAAATCCCTTGTGCTGTAGACAACTATGAGAGTTCAGTTTTTGCCATGTGGTATGACCAAACCCAACATTCTCCACCATCAGACGTCTTTTtgcttattttgatttttaaaaacagagaagcCTGTAATGGGTCAAATCCCACCAGCTAAGTTGAGGTACTTAATTACCAACAGAGCTTCCAACAGCCTTTCAAATGGGCCTTCCTGCTTTCTAGCTACTATCAACTCATCTTGCCTCACACAACACATTTTAACTCTTCTGAAGACTGAACTCAACAAGGTAAGGAAATTAGTATCCTGATCCCTTCCTGACCAGTGaagaagctgaagctcagagaggttaaggccAGAATATAACCAAGGTAACCAAACTTGCTAAGGGCAAGAAAGAGCCTAAAAACTAGGACCCCTGACATATATCACCAGGTCATGCTGCCCCTCACCATGCAAGACTTAGTTGGCTTTCTATTACTTTCCAAAGAGCAAtcaagagaagggagggagagggggtggcAGGGAAGGAGCGAtagaaaggcacagagaggtgaagaaaatgagaaaaagcatCATCATTACTATAATCTCCTAAATTAAAACTCATAATTAACTCATGTTGAAATTAATTATACTATTTTCACTGATGTAAAAGCCTAATTAACAAGtggtaaaatagaaaaattccttCTGTTACACTGCACAGTATATATTATTGCTTCCTGAGAGCTGATTTAagctttcaaataaaaatcaattttcctGAGCTCCTCTGAAATCTGAGCTGGTAAGACTTCCAGACTCATGTGACCAAACATCTCACTGTTTTGGGCTACAGAAGTTTCCCTTCTGTATCAGTTAACCTGAATTCTCAAGAATTCCTGGAGGGCAAATAAAAGGACCCAGACATAGTCGGTCTTTATGACACAAGAGAGTCTAATAAGTCTATTTGAGCCAACCCTTCCAGTGCTAGCACACTGCTCCTGGCAATCTACAAACCAATTTATTTATGCAGATGCCCTTTTCTTAGATGATGTGTATTATGTGTGTGTCCTTTCTATTACTACTCTATTTTTTTAGTCCCTTTTATAACACTTTCTTGAGAATTAGAATAATTAGTCTCTGattctttattctctttactGATAAAATCTGTGTATTTTCTACTTTCACCTGAAAAGTAAACCATCGCTTAAATCAGGGAGGGTCATCACATTCTTTCTGTAGgtcaatgtaaatattttatgctttgtggGCTACATAAGGTCTCTGCCAtatgttcctttctctttttttaaaacaaccctttaaaaatgtaaaagccgggcttccctggtggcgcagtggttgagagtccgcctgccgatgcaggggacacaggttcgtgccccggtctgggaagataccgcatgccgcggagtggctgggcccgtgagccatggccactgagcctgcgcgtccggagcctgtgctccgcagcgggagaggccacagcggtgagaggcccacgtaccacaaaaaaaataaaaataaaaatgtaaaagccattccTAACTTGCATGCCATACAAAAGGCCTCCAGCTGCCTTAGTCTATCATCAACCCCATGCCCtaaacaattaattttaaatgggCCCTAACTAGCCCATTTGGAATCAGTTGGAACAACTTTACTATCCAGACTTCTGGAGACAAACTGAAGGGAACTAAGGCCAACATGTTGGTAATTCAGAAAGGCCAGTGGATAAAGGGGTCTCCCAGTGCTGCTCCCCTAAGGAGATAAAGGGGACCTTGACTTGGCTTGGTTTTGCCTTAAGAAGCTTGAACCCAGGGAAGCTGGTTGACAGGGATAAAACTGAAATGACACTAAGAACAAGGCCAATTTATTTTACACTGCCTCCTGAGGTAGTTAACGTGGGAAACAGCAGGCTGGTCATGAAAACCCTCTCTGGGCTTAGTTCATTCAGCACATGTCTCACTCATGCTCACGAGGTCAAACTGTGGACAAATCAAGCCTGGGAGGGAAATCCAGGCCAAGGGAAGCGTCTATAGGGGCCGCGATACGAATGCTGACTTCCACAAAACTGGCTCAGGAGATTCCACAAATGGTAGGAGAaccttattttaataaaaacGTCCTCTTTTTAACCTGGCCCCTTCCCCCACCACTAGAAAGCAGCTTTATCGCTAAAAAGCAATCCATTTATTTGAGCGTACTTTTTTTAGGCAATTTTAACTGTTTCCACCGCCGTAACACCACTCTGTATTTCTCACTGCTGGTCTTCTCTTCAAACACTTTTTTCAGGAGAATCCTCATcactgtctctgtttctgcttctctATCCTCTCCAATTAGAAGATCCAATGTATCTCCCACTTTCacctgaaaattaaaaagaaaacggAACCTTCATTACGTTTTGGGAAACTCGGCCAATGCAAACATCTCTACTTTGAGTTTTCACTGGGCAACCACCACCTGGGGCACAGGTGACTCCTCTGTAATGGTCACTTCTCCCTAGTGCTTCCAGGTGAAAGGGCCCCCCTCTCTGGGCAGATGCCTCAGAACCATGTGGCTCAATAGGGGCCAGTGTCCCTCCTTCAGGCTGAGACAACTGGCTGCTCGTGGACAGGGCCTGTGTGGCTTCAGTTTTGTCTATTGCATGACTTCAGGAAACACCTGAATGGAAGCATTTATTTTGTAACAGTGGCAAAAGATGAAGCGGGGCACAACCTTAGAGATTATGAGCACAGTAATTACTACATGCACTGAGAAGACAATTTTCAGTGTAACACTTTCACTGATTTCAACACAGTTAAGCTACATCATTGGGGACAGGGCACAATTTGTTGGAAATCTGTCACAGTGGAACAACGGTCAGCTGCATCTCCTAAAGAAGTCGAAGTAAATAAACTGCTTTCCAGCATTGGCTAGCGCCAGTGATGCCACATCATCAAGGAGACAGGACTCAACGCACAAGGATGGAATGCCACAGAAAAGAGGGTCGAGCTGGATGCTGACTTGGGTTAAAAGGGCTGAGGTCAAACCCGTTTTTGTCCAGATGGGAGCTTTGGGTTGAGCGAGTGCAGGACATGCCCTGGGGGCAGTCACATCAGTGCTGCCACGGTGCAAACAGCCCATGAGACACCTGGTCCTGGCAGCTCAGGATCCCAGGGGATCTGCCCAGCAACTCAGGAAGGGGATAAACTGACCCAGGTGCCACATGCTTCTACTAGAACACAAGCCAGGATGACCACAGGCCGTCTCAGACCATTCACCACCGCTTCCAAGCCAAGGATGGGGGCAGTGGCGAAGAGATGGACAGAAAGACAGGGACAGCCCTCCATGTGTGGGCCATGGACTCTAAGTGGGCACAGGTACCCATTTAAAAGCCTACTTGGGGGCTTCTGTTTAAGGAGCATAGTGCCAAATGCTTATGTTTGCCTCATTTGTCAATGAATGCCCTGAGGCAGTTTAACTTCACGCTGTTTGGATATCTGTACCTCACTAGGGCAAGCCACCCACTCAAGGCTTCCGTAGGCCCAATACTAAGTCTACAATGTGGGAATGCATGCCTGCTCACCATGATGCCACACTGGTCAATCCAGGCAGCTGGATGTAAAACTCACAGGGGCTAATTTTAAACCATTAACTCTCCCCTCTGGGCTGAGAAGCAGAGAGACTCAAACCACAGCGAGGCATGAAGACTGCTTCTCCTTGTGGGTTTGAAGGCATCATCTGGGCTGGGCAGAGCGGGGAGTGGGGAGTTGCGGGGAGGGGCGGTCAGTCCTCCTGAAGTTCCGCtggattcaatttttattttttaaatgaccatttGCCCAAACTGTGTAGACATTTAAAATCAATGTTCAGAAATACACGGCTTGGGAACTCTGCTTTACCTTTTTTGGCATAACTTTGTgtcattaaaattcattttttaataagtaatatAAGCACATGATACAATACGTAAAAAAGAGGTATAAAAGGGTATACAGAGAAAAAGGCAACCCTTCTCATGTATCCTTTCGTGGATATACTATGTGTGATGTCTGCCCCTTAAGAGGAGAGTGGATCGTTCTGGTGGCTTTCTTCTAGGGCAGAGAATAGGGAAGCAATGTTTCTCCTTTACCCGGTGAATCCCAGGGAGAGGTGACGTCAGGAAGGCTTCAGTCCCATATTTGGGCTCCATACACCCTCTATTTAGGTCAACAGTTACCCAGCACCCACAGCACTCTGGGCCCCATCTGGTGTGCAACTCACAGAAAAGCTCTGCTCAGCTGCAGGCAGCCAGGGTTAGAGCTGCAGCATCAGACAGGCGCCTGACCCTTCAGCCAGCAGCCAGGCTCAGGCCCCACGGAGCAGGCCACGGAAGGGGAGGTGTTCCTCATTCCCTGCAAAGCCCTGTCCCTTCTACCGTGGGAGACGGCACAGTAGGCACAAAGCAAAACTGGCTGGAATTAGGGGCTGTTCCAAGCATCTACATTTCCAATCTCCCCTTAGCTGCAGTTACTATGGCTACCAGGCCTCCGAGTAACAAGGCAGCCGAGTGTTAATGCTGGCCCCTTCCTTTGCTGACCCTCAGGAGAAATCTGGAAGGCAGCCAAGACAACAGAACACCCAAGGCAGAATGAAGAAGCAGCAATtagactgtagttaacaatatcTCAAAGCACAGGGAGAAAAATAGATTTATGGTGTCTGTAAATGAGGCCCTGGCAGAGACACTGTGCACCAAGAACAGATCTTGTCTTTGGAACACTGTGGCTGGTGAGAAGGGGGTTGGGCTACAAGCAGGAAAAAGCAATTAAGGGACAAGAAGGACCTGATCTCCAGGTGCATGTCTGGAGTGCTTGATTTCCTACAGCTCACTGAGCAAGGACTGACACCTGCAGTCTGAACCTGTCAGGTCAGGTGCCATCAGAGGGATCTGGGCCTTGTGACTTGGCGGCCAAGACAAGCACTGGGGATCCCCCCTCCTGTCCACTCAGCTGCAAGAACCACTCTGAGTCTGGGGAGCAGAGACTGAAGACAGCCTCAGTGCTCACCCAGGTCCGTGGCCAATGGCTCACGCCCTCCCATGTCCCAGGGGTACAGGATGCAGCTCAGGTCCTCCAATCCCAGGAGTGTTTGAAATATGAAAgaagctaaaataaaaacaaccttcAAAAGTGTGTCTAACTTCCCTGGAACATTTATTCCCTGGACACTGACTAAGAGTTAGATTATGTCTGCCAATGCCTCATAGATCTGTGTCTTCCAAACTTTTTAAGGGTCTCTgtcatatactttttaaaattgttttgttaaCTTTTACTATCATTATATATTCCAATTACAAAAGTGAAACATACTcgtaaaaaattcagaaaataaaatgcatgaagAACATATAACCCACAGTGCCCCACTCAAAGATAAATACTAGTAGTactaatattttaattctatgtatgtatatatgtaactttttacaaaaattcatttttaaaagaatatatatatcatttattgtAACACTGGATActagaaatacattttcttataacACTTGTGAGTGATTCTTCCACTTAACAATAGTACTGATATGGAGCTGTCAGGAGATATGAAACCTTCTTTTTGGTGGCTGCCCTGCACACAGAGCAGTGTATCCAGCAGGTACTGGGGGTTGGGGGCTACTGCTGAGCTGAACAGAACTGCACATCTGCTCAGGTAACAGCAGGCCAAAGAAACCTCTACATGGATTTAGCCTGATTATTATGATTTCACGGGGGCTAACATTAATGACTTAGAAGTTTAATAGATTTTTGCCAGTTCTGATAGTGacttgtcttaaaatttttttaaaaaagggaaagctTCATCTCAAAGTCATTATGGCTGCAAAGAGCAAGTGGTCTGTGTAACTGAAGCTATGTGACCAGGCTTGAGGGAGACCTTAGAGGGGGCAAGACAGACATACACAAGGAGCCACTGATGCCCCAAAGAAGGAGCCCCGGGGGAAACTGGGGGAGGCATTAACTGAGTACTGGAAGAACAACAGACAAAAATATCTGGCTGTCATAATATCTCACTGTGGGCTTttctgggggcgcagtggttaagaatccgcctgccaatgcaggggacacgggttcgagccctgatctgggaagatcccacacgccgcagagcaactaagcccgtgcgccacaactactgagcccacgtgccacagctactgaagcctgcgcacctagagcccgtgctccgcaacaagagaagccaacacaatgagacgCCCACGCACCTctactaagagtagcccccactcactgcaactagagaaagcccgcgcacagcaatgaagacccaacacagccaaaaaaacaacaaaactcacCGTTCTGCTTTTCTTCCATAATTTTTCCCCGTTCAGCCTGAGTTCACCTTTGTAGAATGCATCTTCCACTttgctaaaaaaagaagaaaaaaatcaaagtgctttaaaatagaaatatattcaaaACAATTATATAATTTTGAGAAAAGTACCAGCTGTTTGTAATGCTTATCCTGACAGTGACTGGCCTCCCCACAAAATCTCCATTCTGGGTGCTGGGAAAGTGAAAGTCAGCTGCTTCCATATATATCTAAACAGGGAGGCCAAAGGGCACTGCCGAGTACACGCTGGCTGCTGCAAAGACCTGCTAGCGCTAGCAGGCAGGTAACCAGCGCCCTGCTGGGCTTTCCAAGGGGGCTGGAACCCGCATCTAGCGCATTCAGGATGGGCCCGGTGCTCTCCACGTGACTCCCCCTACAGCAGTCACCTTAGAGGTGGTAGCGCCTGTGATTCACGACAGCCATAATGAGTGGGCACTCCCTTCCCTTCACGTGCTGTGAGAAAAACCAGGCACCCCATGTATGGTGAGGCTACTGAGAAACCCTCTGCTAATGTGCACTGAGGATGGGGAAGTTCCAATCCAGCAGCTGCTGATCTCTCTGAATTTGATCACTGGGGCAACCAGACCAGGGCAGGATACAGACAAAAACGAGTGCCCTTTCGTTTTAGTGCTCTGACTCCAGGCGACTGACATCTGGGGTTCTCCTAATAAGAACAGCAGCAGTTACTActgtgagagagggagaggcccCTCATGAGCCTGCCAGATTTCAGAGAACATTCAAGTCCCGACCAGGGTGCCTGTGGGTTCAGGGTTCAGAGTTAAAAACTGAACTATGCCTTTAAATCAGGACATAAAGATACAAATTACACAAGGGAATCTTTCTTAATTTATTATTCATACCACAATTCTTATCTTGCATGCAGTATGCACACAATGATTGCTAAAGGAATGAACAAAGAGGATCACTATTCTTATACAATTAGTCTAGCAGAGAAGGAATGAGAATATTAAAGAAATCTTGAAAGTTACACTTAGTATCTCTATGCACTATATATGAACACACATAGTATTTTCATCATCATAGCTAACATAGCGAGTACCCACTATGTGCCACACACTGTTATAAATGCTTTAGGTAGATAGACAGACTCATTTAATCCTAGCCACCACCTTCTAAAGCTGGTtctattacccccattttacagatgaggaaactgcacagagattttaagtaacttgtccaaggtcacacacaacCCAGGATTGAAACCCCAGTAGTCTGGCTACAAAGCCTGCAGTCTTAACCACCATGTTATACTGCTTCTGTTGATTCTAAGAGGTACCTTCTCACTGTAGCGTTTGTGAAACCCAGGTGCATTCTATGCTTGCTATATACATCTAACATGGtgattccttttttccccaagaaGCTGTTTTTACATCAATGGTTCATCTTACAAAGTTGATTGTGTCTTAGAATCAAGGAAACATGCCATGTGGGACTTGCAGGCAGTCACTTGACTTCTTTGGGAATTAGTGTTCTCATCTATAGAATGAAATAATTGGAACAGGTTACCTATAAGATCCTTTCACATCTATGGTTACTCTTCACCATAATATAAGCCATGTAATTGGTAATGCTGctttaaaataaccaacaagcGGACAAGCGATTTTGTATTAAAACGCATATACTTACTTTCTCCCGATATCTAGGCCTGTCTTCAGGATAACATCATATCGGAAAGACTGCACTACTTTGTCCAGGTCCTTATGGTCTCTGACCGCACTGGGGTCGTCCTCTGGCTCCTCTTCCTGCTCACTCATCTCATGATGCTCACTCTCTTCATCAGAGTCCCCTTCATCTTCCACTTTTTGCAGAGTCTTTTTAGTGGATTTTTTAGAGCTTACATTACTTTTGAGTCTtatggaaaatgggaaaatatattcttGAGATATTAAAAGCCCTGAGAGTCTCAGTGAGAAAATGTTatggaaaaatgttttataatttgaaGCATTTAACTTGGTACTAGACAAATATAAGTATcgattccaggaagcacagtgttTATGTGAAGGTGTCCCTCGTAGCGCTCCGCAGAGCCCAATCCAGGCATCTGGCTTTCTTAAAACGCTGCTGGGCAATCTGATGCTAGTCATAGCCATGGCTCATACGACCTGAAACAGACAATAATTCAGTTTTACTTCCCAAGTGTGGTATCCTGGCATTCTTACAACATAAACCATACACACCATGAACACGTTACATCTAGTACTGTACTTATGCTTCCTCCTACAAAAGGCCATGTTGGTCCACATGTACCAAGGGCCATGCACACTGTACTAGGTGAGTCTTCCGGCTGTAATTAACGTGCTGACCTCACAGGGTGGTCGTGAAGGTTGAATTAGATACTAATACGTATGAAAACACTGGTTCTACTCTTCTCACTCCCCCAAATTAGCTTGGGTACTGACTGCTactgaaaaatattaacaatagttctcaatgatttttttttctttttttttttttgactgtgccatgcagcttgcggggatctcagttcccccaccagggattaaacccaggccacagcagaaatcctaaccactaggccaccagggaactccctcagtgatttattttaaaaaggaaaatctcaGGACAAGAAAGACTATTTACTGACATACATTACATCCTTACAATATTGACTTCGCAGAAGATACCAGATCATGACTTCATGGAAGCCAGTGAGTCTCTAAACTTTATTTCAATCTCCAACTCCAGCAAATCAGAGCTAGGAATGAGCAAATTGTACAGATCTGCATTTCACCTCCTTTCACATCTTCTTCCCACTGTTTAACAGAGGCAGTAGCTAGCAGAGAAAGAAGGGGCCTGGAGACCCACAAACTAGGTAATTGTTTCCTGAGGCAGAGGTGCTGACATGCCACATGTCCTGTGTGCTCCACTGGGAGGACTCTT carries:
- the MTRES1 gene encoding mitochondrial transcription rescue factor 1, which translates into the protein MAMTSIRLPSSVLRKPDAWIGLCGALRGTPSHKHCASWNRYLYLSSTKLNASNYKTFFHNIFSLRLSGLLISQEYIFPFSIRLKSNVSSKKSTKKTLQKVEDEGDSDEESEHHEMSEQEEEPEDDPSAVRDHKDLDKVVQSFRYDVILKTGLDIGRNKVEDAFYKGELRLNGEKLWKKSRTVKVGDTLDLLIGEDREAETETVMRILLKKVFEEKTSSEKYRVVLRRWKQLKLPKKSTLK